The Bacteroides sp. genomic interval CCATCATCCAGGAAAACAACCTGAGCATCCCCCGCTTCAATGAAATGATGGGACAGGCCCAGGAAAAGGGTGAAGATAAGGTTGAAGGCACCGAAGAAGAAAAGAAAGCCTTTAAGGTGGTAGCCGATGCCCTGAACGGCATCCAGGAAAGAATGATCGACGACCTGACAAAGGCGGTCGTAGCCAAGGGGATGACCTTAGAACGCTATGAGTCCATCCTGTCCGATTACCAGGCCGATACCAAACTCCAGGAAAAGATACACGCCCTGGCGGAATAAACCCGCCGCACAAAAGATTTAAAGAGGCGCTCCCTAAAGCCAGGGAGGAGCCTCTTTTTTTTTGCCCCCTTCCCCACCCCTTCGATTGAAATTCTTTTCAACTTTTGCCAGAAAATTTTTCTGCAATCATTCTCCAGTAAAAGCCTTCGGGTAGCAAAACCCTTTCCTGCACCCAGGCAGCCGTTAAACCCAAACCATCCTCCTATCCCGGTCGTACCATGGTCGTAGTTAATACGGTTTAAAACGACTAAACTACGATTCAAACCCGACCTTGGTCGGACCCGGGCATCTGATAGATCCTGGGTTAAAACGCCAATGCCATGAGACCCGAAACAAATTTACGCCATGCAACCCTGGGGCGGTTCTTTAAAATGATGGGTTGCATGCCCAGGGGGCTTGTAAGGGAAACAAAACCGAGTTAGAATAACGCGTTCTTTTCATTTTATCGGCATCCTGAAGTCAGCATTAAATTATTGAACATTAATTATTTACCATCATCTCTTTCAAAATTTTAAAAAATAATGAAAAAAAACCTCAGAAAATTTGGATTTTAAAAAATCCCGTTTTAAATTTGACCAACCGTTCATTCAAAACGGTTTTTCTTAAAACAGGTCATTGAATAAACGTTCAACCAAAATGTCACCCAGAACCTCACAACAGTTTAAGGAGATCAGGGAAGAGAAAAAGGCCCTGATCATGGGGGCAGCCCTTGAACAGTTTGCCAACGAAGGGTATTATCGCACCACGATCAGTAATATTGCCAGGCATGCAGGGATATCCAAAGGACTGATGTACAATTATTTTGAAAGCAAGGAGGCCTTGCTGCAAGCCATTGTATTAAAGTCGGTGAACGAAGCCACCAAATTCTTTGATATCAACCGCGATGGCTACCTTACGGAAAAGGAGTTTGTTTTTTTTGTCAGGAAGATCCCCGTGCTTTTAAGAAAGGAGAGGTCGTTCTGGAGGCTGTTGATGCAACTGCTTGTACAAAAAGACGTCAGGGAACAATTGATAAAGACCTTTCACGAACCGGATGCAAAAGGCGCAGCAGGGAAAGACCCGGGGAGTTACTCAACCCCTTTGCAGATGAGAAAGATCATAGCCG includes:
- a CDS encoding DUF4168 domain-containing protein translates to MRFSEKKTLFSSLALLFVLLLSQPLKAQDYDYTDTELINFGKVLVEVITIQQNTQREMIAIIQENNLSIPRFNEMMGQAQEKGEDKVEGTEEEKKAFKVVADALNGIQERMIDDLTKAVVAKGMTLERYESILSDYQADTKLQEKIHALAE
- a CDS encoding helix-turn-helix domain-containing protein; the encoded protein is MSPRTSQQFKEIREEKKALIMGAALEQFANEGYYRTTISNIARHAGISKGLMYNYFESKEALLQAIVLKSVNEATKFFDINRDGYLTEKEFVFFVRKIPVLLRKERSFWRLLMQLLVQKDVREQLIKTFHEPDAKGAAGKDPGSYSTPLQMRKIIADYFYRKKERLGSDYDPVCELNLFFSTLVGYAVKNIYSESEDDKKMIERIIEMYK